The following proteins are co-located in the Vanessa atalanta chromosome 11, ilVanAtal1.2, whole genome shotgun sequence genome:
- the LOC125067181 gene encoding F-box/LRR-repeat protein 2-like, which produces MTVYNCDESSQQINILPDELLIYIFKFLPLDTILCCENVCKRWKKLARDQALWRRIVLIYSGKPGQSEVSEKNLEIISTHSEYICCLKIQYVYSYPSIKSVIDQCKNLISLELVMCRIGEEFVNDILNWPKLKKLSLKNSILLLGDKDLIIPFDKFKHLNYLALSDFGLYSFNCDTLLQCSHLSHILIEKVKNLEPHFIKELISSQQKILETFHIYGGNSVDDNSFKQLSNCPHLKDLAIIRCENLTDAGLVTLISLKSIEHVQLWNNTNFSELALLRTLGSSTFINLQSLSLSRIQNITPVIVDLISEYYKNLKFLALYQCPRIINTDYEKQLKSKFRNIDVVLY; this is translated from the coding sequence ATGACCGTCTATAATTGTGATGAATCTTCGCAACAAATCAATATTTTGCCTGACgagttactaatatatatttttaaatttctcccACTTGATACTATTCTCTGTTGTGAAAATGTGTGTAAAAGGTGGAAAAAATTAGCACGCGACCAAGCATTATGGAGACGCATTGTATTAATTTACTCTGGTAAACCTGGTCAGAGTGAAGTAAGTGAAAAAAACCTTGAGATAATTTCAACGCATAGTGAGTATATTTgctgtttaaaaatacaatatgtcTATAGTTACCCATCCATTAAATCTGTTATAGAccaatgtaaaaatttaattagtctCGAATTAGTAATGTGTCGAATTGGGGAAGAATTTGTAAATGACATACTGAACTggcctaaattaaaaaagttaagtttaaaaaattctaTTCTGCTTTTAGGTGATAAAGACTTAATCATtccatttgataaatttaaacatttaaattatctagCTTTGTCTGATTTTGGTTTGTATTCTTTTAATTGTGACACATTATTGCAATGTAGCCACCTCagtcatattttaattgaaaaagtgAAAAACTTGGAACCCCATTTTATAAAAGAACTGATCAGCTCTCAACAGAAAATACTAGAGACTTTTCATATTTATGGTGGAAATTCTGTTGATGACAATTCTTTCAAACAGTTATCAAATTGCCCACATCTTAAAGATTTGGCTATAATTAGGTGTGAAAATCTGACCGATGCAGGACTGGTCaccttaatttctttaaaaagtaTAGAGCATGTACAGTTATGGAATAATACTAACTTTTCTGAATTAGCTTTGCTAAGGACTCTAGGAAGTTCTACATTCATAAATTTACAAAGCTTGAGTCTATCTCGAATACAAAATATCACTCCTGTAATAGTTGATCTTATATCTGAATATTATAAGAATCTTAAGTTTTTAGCCTTATATCAGTGCCctagaataataaatactgaTTATGAGAAACaacttaaatcaaaatttagaaatattgatGTAGTACTTTATTAG
- the LOC125067180 gene encoding transcription elongation factor B polypeptide 3-like isoform X1, whose amino-acid sequence MASVLDLVKHYQHSIEKYPNDEQKVLKCIDKLYNLTVTVQHLQETGVGRTVNALRKEPGDVGQAARALVYKWKTMVAAEESDQEEHKNDTTNYNGHENGKYYENDSSDSRSKHDKREKSQKTPKTEERHHKHTNGDYGNKRKYQSSEDEESETKKCKYSSTKDNGYKVKSETKTARDSSESEMDSQADSSQSDSESEDSQSSEEERKPEIKMVKENHQSSSTKHLTGSQDKHKPNSYSDISLEKSEKHHTTNSSDIKSLPEKLSSKDKSHNSHSHKSSKESEHHMEKKEREHRSLEIEKRHKSESSSKHSDKHRSSHSSEKQKSSGSSDKHRSSSSSEKQKSNSNPEKHRSSSNVEKHRSSSSSDKHKSNTTEKHKNNSDKAHSSKSEKEKHKLPSEKEISNEKHKSKESRSSSKDKHTSASREKTKDKSSSSKEKDHSSKSEKKHSSSKESKSSDEKRKSESSNREKSNRKSKDKSSSKSSSSKSKDGEPKKKDAGGDSDDGIDCGSGASFAEALGMVSPAKPKKKSVFTKDSASPNSNDDMSPATLLAPTAKLAPLPTLEISALPEISPNYRPRPPPKFLPHFTDEDAMNAGISSKNQRTKVYSGNKVIGKIPTLYEMCVHILQEHIDSLEYTGGVPYDILKPVVDRATAQQLFVLEHYNPYLMEDTDHLWQKFCEKNFRNKKRQEMETWREMYMRCQEEQEIKLKSLTANIRIAQEAKKAPIKQTKMAYVDSVVKPPRNVAKKQAQHGTAFAATASPAARVASLAAAPNVLRGGRPTPVPTVSTSSSFKPKKAPLMQKALQFLRGRKR is encoded by the exons ATGGCGTCGGTTTTAGATTTGGTAAAACATTACCAACATTCTATAGAGAAATACCCGAATGATGAGCAAAAA gttttaaaatgtatagacAAGTTGTATAACTTGACTGTGACGGTTCAACACTTACAAGAAACAGGCGTAGGTCGCACTGTAAATGCTCTTCGTAAAGAACCTGGTGATGTGGGCCAAGCAGCCCGAGCACTTGTTTACAAATGGAAGACAATGGTAGCAGCTGAAGAAAGTGACCAAGAAGAACACAAAAATGACA CTACTAACTATAATGGACATGAAAATGGAAAATACTATGAGAATGATTCAAGTGATTCTAGAAGTAAGCATGACAAGCGTGAAAAATCACAAAAAACACCAAAGACTGAAGAAAGACACCATAAACACACAAATGGAGATTATGGAAATAAGAGAAAATATCAAAGCAGTGAG GACGAAGAATCTGagacaaaaaaatgtaaatactcAAGTACAAAAGATAATGGTTATAAAGTAAAATCCGAAACAAAAACGGCACGAGATTCATCTGAAAGTGAAATGGATAGCCAAGCAGATAGTTCTCAAAGTGATTCTGAAAGTGAGGATTCACAGTCATCTGAAGAAGAAAGAAAACCCGAAATCAAGATGGTGAAAGAGAATCACCAATCTTCATCAACTAAACATTTAACAGGTAGTCAAGATAAACATAAACCTAATTCTTATTCCGACATTTCATTGGAAAAATCAGAAAAACACCACACTACGAATAGTTCAGACATTAAATCATTACCCGAAAAACTATCTTCAAAAGACAAGTCACATAATTCCCATTCACATAAGAGTTCCAAAGAAAGTGAACATCATATGGAAAAAAAAGAAAGGGAACACAGGTCCTTAGAAATAGAAAAAAGGCATAAAAGCGAATCTTCGAGCAAACATTCAGATAAACATCGATCCTCACATAGCTCTGAAAAACAGAAGTCCAGTGGCAGTTCAGATAAGCATAGATCCAGTAGTAGTTCGGAAAAACAAAAAAGCAACAGTAATCCTGAAAAACACAGATCCAGTAGTAATGTAGAAAAGCATAGATCTAGTAGTAGTTCagataaacataaatcaaatacaacagagaaacataaaaataattcggATAAAGCTCATTCTAGCAAAtctgaaaaagaaaaacataaactACCATCTGAAAAGGAAATTTCAAATGAGAAACACAAGTCAAAAGAAAGTCGTAGTAGCAGTAAAGATAAGCACACTTCAGCGAGTAGAGagaaaacaaaagataaaagtAGTTCTTCAAAGGAAAAAGACCACAGTAGCAAAAGTGAAAAGAAACATTCATCATCAAAAGAGTCGAAAAGTAGTgatgaaaaaagaaaatctgAAAGCAGTAATCGAGAGAAAAGTAATAGAAAGAGTAAAGATAAATCTTCAAGTAAGTCTAGTAGTAGTAAGTCTAAAGATGGGGAACCAAAGAAAAAAGACGCTGGCGGGGATAGCGACGATGGCATAGATTGTGGCTCAG gTGCTAGCTTTGCTGAAGCATTAGGCATGGTAAGTCCTGCCAAgccgaaaaaaaaatcagttttcACAAAGGATAGTGCATCGCCGAATTCTAATGATGAT atGAGTCCAGCTACTCTTTTAGCGCCAACTGCAAAACTGGCTCCGCTGCCAACACTAGAAATATCTGCACTACCGGAGATATCACCCAACTACAGACCCCGACCACCACCCAAATTCCTGCCCCATTTCACAGACGAAGATGCCATGAACGCCGGTATATCATCTAAGAACCAAAG AACAAAAGTGTATTCCGGCAACAAAGTAATTGGCAAAATTCCTACATTATACGAAATGTGTGTGCATATACTGCAAGAACATATTGAct caCTTGAATATACTGGCGGTGTTCCATATGATATACTTAAACCTGTTGTCGATCGAGCAACGGCGCAACAACTTTTTGTGTTGGAACACTATAATCCTTATCTAATGGAAGACACAGATCATCTTTGGCAGAAATTTTGTGAAAAAAACTTCAGGAACAAAAAGCGACAGGAAATGGAGACATGGCGGGAAATGTATATg AGATGTCAAGAGGAACAGGAAATTAAACTTAAGTCACTTACTGCTAATATTCGAATAGCCCAAGAAGCGAAAAAAGCACCTATCAAGCAAACTAAAATGGCCTATGTTGATTCTGTTGTAAAACCACCGCGGAACGTTGCAAAAAAacaa GCACAACATGGGACAGCTTTTGCAGCAACAGCCAGCCCCGCAGCCAGAGTGGCTTCATTGGCTGCAGCACCAAATGTCCTCCGAGGTGGACGACCTACACCTGTACCAACCGTATCCACGTCATCATCTTTCAAGCCTAAGAAAGCTCCTCTTATGCAGAAAGCCTTGCAGTTCTTACGTGGACGAAAACGATGA
- the LOC125067180 gene encoding transcription elongation factor B polypeptide 3-like isoform X2 yields MASVLDLVKHYQHSIEKYPNDEQKVLKCIDKLYNLTVTVQHLQETGVGRTVNALRKEPGDVGQAARALVYKWKTMVAAEESDQEEHKNDTTNYNGHENGKYYENDSSDSRSKHDKREKSQKTPKTEERHHKHTNGDYGNKRKYQSSEDEESETKKCKYSSTKDNGYKVKSETKTARDSSESEMDSQADSSQSDSESEDSQSSEEERKPEIKMVKENHQSSSTKHLTGSQDKHKPNSYSDISLEKSEKHHTTNSSDIKSLPEKLSSKDKSHNSHSHKSSKESEHHMEKKEREHRSLEIEKRHKSESSSKHSDKHRSSHSSEKQKSSGSSDKHRSSSSSEKQKSNSNPEKHRSSSNVEKHRSSSSSDKHKSNTTEKHKNNSDKAHSSKSEKEKHKLPSEKEISNEKHKSKESRSSSKDKHTSASREKTKDKSSSSKEKDHSSKSEKKHSSSKESKSSDEKRKSESSNREKSNRKSKDKSSSASFAEALGMVSPAKPKKKSVFTKDSASPNSNDDMSPATLLAPTAKLAPLPTLEISALPEISPNYRPRPPPKFLPHFTDEDAMNAGISSKNQRTKVYSGNKVIGKIPTLYEMCVHILQEHIDSLEYTGGVPYDILKPVVDRATAQQLFVLEHYNPYLMEDTDHLWQKFCEKNFRNKKRQEMETWREMYMRCQEEQEIKLKSLTANIRIAQEAKKAPIKQTKMAYVDSVVKPPRNVAKKQAQHGTAFAATASPAARVASLAAAPNVLRGGRPTPVPTVSTSSSFKPKKAPLMQKALQFLRGRKR; encoded by the exons ATGGCGTCGGTTTTAGATTTGGTAAAACATTACCAACATTCTATAGAGAAATACCCGAATGATGAGCAAAAA gttttaaaatgtatagacAAGTTGTATAACTTGACTGTGACGGTTCAACACTTACAAGAAACAGGCGTAGGTCGCACTGTAAATGCTCTTCGTAAAGAACCTGGTGATGTGGGCCAAGCAGCCCGAGCACTTGTTTACAAATGGAAGACAATGGTAGCAGCTGAAGAAAGTGACCAAGAAGAACACAAAAATGACA CTACTAACTATAATGGACATGAAAATGGAAAATACTATGAGAATGATTCAAGTGATTCTAGAAGTAAGCATGACAAGCGTGAAAAATCACAAAAAACACCAAAGACTGAAGAAAGACACCATAAACACACAAATGGAGATTATGGAAATAAGAGAAAATATCAAAGCAGTGAG GACGAAGAATCTGagacaaaaaaatgtaaatactcAAGTACAAAAGATAATGGTTATAAAGTAAAATCCGAAACAAAAACGGCACGAGATTCATCTGAAAGTGAAATGGATAGCCAAGCAGATAGTTCTCAAAGTGATTCTGAAAGTGAGGATTCACAGTCATCTGAAGAAGAAAGAAAACCCGAAATCAAGATGGTGAAAGAGAATCACCAATCTTCATCAACTAAACATTTAACAGGTAGTCAAGATAAACATAAACCTAATTCTTATTCCGACATTTCATTGGAAAAATCAGAAAAACACCACACTACGAATAGTTCAGACATTAAATCATTACCCGAAAAACTATCTTCAAAAGACAAGTCACATAATTCCCATTCACATAAGAGTTCCAAAGAAAGTGAACATCATATGGAAAAAAAAGAAAGGGAACACAGGTCCTTAGAAATAGAAAAAAGGCATAAAAGCGAATCTTCGAGCAAACATTCAGATAAACATCGATCCTCACATAGCTCTGAAAAACAGAAGTCCAGTGGCAGTTCAGATAAGCATAGATCCAGTAGTAGTTCGGAAAAACAAAAAAGCAACAGTAATCCTGAAAAACACAGATCCAGTAGTAATGTAGAAAAGCATAGATCTAGTAGTAGTTCagataaacataaatcaaatacaacagagaaacataaaaataattcggATAAAGCTCATTCTAGCAAAtctgaaaaagaaaaacataaactACCATCTGAAAAGGAAATTTCAAATGAGAAACACAAGTCAAAAGAAAGTCGTAGTAGCAGTAAAGATAAGCACACTTCAGCGAGTAGAGagaaaacaaaagataaaagtAGTTCTTCAAAGGAAAAAGACCACAGTAGCAAAAGTGAAAAGAAACATTCATCATCAAAAGAGTCGAAAAGTAGTgatgaaaaaagaaaatctgAAAGCAGTAATCGAGAGAAAAGTAATAGAAAGAGTAAAGATAAATCTTCAA gTGCTAGCTTTGCTGAAGCATTAGGCATGGTAAGTCCTGCCAAgccgaaaaaaaaatcagttttcACAAAGGATAGTGCATCGCCGAATTCTAATGATGAT atGAGTCCAGCTACTCTTTTAGCGCCAACTGCAAAACTGGCTCCGCTGCCAACACTAGAAATATCTGCACTACCGGAGATATCACCCAACTACAGACCCCGACCACCACCCAAATTCCTGCCCCATTTCACAGACGAAGATGCCATGAACGCCGGTATATCATCTAAGAACCAAAG AACAAAAGTGTATTCCGGCAACAAAGTAATTGGCAAAATTCCTACATTATACGAAATGTGTGTGCATATACTGCAAGAACATATTGAct caCTTGAATATACTGGCGGTGTTCCATATGATATACTTAAACCTGTTGTCGATCGAGCAACGGCGCAACAACTTTTTGTGTTGGAACACTATAATCCTTATCTAATGGAAGACACAGATCATCTTTGGCAGAAATTTTGTGAAAAAAACTTCAGGAACAAAAAGCGACAGGAAATGGAGACATGGCGGGAAATGTATATg AGATGTCAAGAGGAACAGGAAATTAAACTTAAGTCACTTACTGCTAATATTCGAATAGCCCAAGAAGCGAAAAAAGCACCTATCAAGCAAACTAAAATGGCCTATGTTGATTCTGTTGTAAAACCACCGCGGAACGTTGCAAAAAAacaa GCACAACATGGGACAGCTTTTGCAGCAACAGCCAGCCCCGCAGCCAGAGTGGCTTCATTGGCTGCAGCACCAAATGTCCTCCGAGGTGGACGACCTACACCTGTACCAACCGTATCCACGTCATCATCTTTCAAGCCTAAGAAAGCTCCTCTTATGCAGAAAGCCTTGCAGTTCTTACGTGGACGAAAACGATGA